A DNA window from Castanea sativa cultivar Marrone di Chiusa Pesio chromosome 7, ASM4071231v1 contains the following coding sequences:
- the LOC142644001 gene encoding uncharacterized protein LOC142644001, with product MIVIETKVSVLQAKDITDRLLFDGAIHANNIGFTGGLWLLWDSAQVEVNVLSSIEQEIHAIVKDLSLNASWMLSVVYASPRYAEKRLLWDNLTTIAGLHSLPWVIVGNFNEILLGENKFGGRPINVNRALKFQECLNDCGMIDLGFTSPKYTWSNHRPLTHLIQERIDRVFANTEWNIHYPNAQVKHLERTHFDHSSVILSLNNSPTARFPRLFRFQLKWLSHSTFPRIVREAWVRPVTLPNTISSFISKAKAWNRDQFGNIFHCKRRICARLQGIQIALGVRPSEFLIDLEKTLKAGL from the coding sequence ATGATTGTGATTGAGACCAAAGTTAGTGTACTGCAAGCTAAAGACATCACAGATAGGCTCCTATTTGATGGGGCAATTCACGCCAATAATATTGGCTTTACAGGTGGTTTGTGGTTGCTCTGGGACTCTGCCCAAGTGGAGGTTAATGTATTATCTTCCATAGAGCAAGAAATACATGCCATAGTGAAAGATTTGTCTTTGAATGCTTCTTGGATGTTATCTGTTGTCTATGCCAGCCCAAGGTATGCGGAGAAGAGGCTATTATGGGACAATCTGACTACTATAGCTGGTCTTCATTCTTTGCCTTGGGTTATAGTAGGCAATTTCAACGAAATTCTGCTTGGTGAGAATAAATTTGGGGGGAGACCAATTAATGTCAATAGGGCTCTTAAATTTCAAGAATGTCTAAATGATTGTGGAATGATTGATTTGGGATTCACTAGTCCTAAATACACTTGGTCAAATCATCGCCCGCTAACCCATCTTATCCAAGAGAGAATAGACAGAGTTTTTGCGAATACTGAGTGGAATATTCATTATCCAAATGCTCAAGTAAAACACCTAGAAAGAACTCATTTTGATCACAGTTCGGTTATTTTATCTCTTAACAACAGCCCTACTGCCAGGTTCCCTCGCCTATTTCGCTTCCAACTGAAGTGGCTCTCCCATTCCACTTTCCCTAGAATTGTAAGGGAGGCGTGGGTTAGACCTGTTACTCTACCCAACACCATCTCCTCCTTTATTTCAAAAGCTAAAGCTTGGAACAGAGACCAATTTGGAAATATTTTCCATTGTAAGAGGAGAATATGTGCTAGGCTTCAGGGCATTCAAATTGCATTGGGAGTTAGGCCAAGCGAGTTCCTAATTGACCTTGAAAAGACCCTTAAGGCTGGACTTTAA